From Demequina lutea, a single genomic window includes:
- a CDS encoding phosphoglyceromutase encodes MTYTLILLRHGESEWNAKNLFTGWVDVPLNDKGWGEAKRGGELLKAEGVLPDVVHTSLLRRAIMTANLALDAADRHWIPVKRDWRLNERHYGDLQGKNKAETLEQFGEEKFMIWRRSYDVPPPAISDDNPYTQVGDVRYDGEPIPKTECLKDVLERALPYWESAIVPDLKAGKTVMVAAHGNSLRAIIKYLDGIADDAIVGVNVPTGIPLVYHLDENLKPTNPGGTYLDPEAAAAAIQAVANQGKK; translated from the coding sequence ATGACGTACACACTCATCCTGCTCCGCCACGGCGAGAGCGAATGGAACGCCAAGAACCTCTTCACCGGTTGGGTCGATGTCCCCCTGAACGACAAGGGTTGGGGCGAGGCCAAGCGCGGCGGCGAATTACTGAAGGCCGAGGGCGTCTTGCCCGACGTCGTTCACACTTCGCTTCTGCGCCGCGCCATCATGACCGCGAACCTGGCCCTCGATGCCGCCGATCGCCACTGGATCCCCGTGAAGCGCGACTGGCGCCTCAACGAGCGTCACTACGGTGACCTCCAGGGCAAGAACAAGGCCGAGACCCTTGAGCAGTTCGGCGAAGAGAAGTTCATGATTTGGCGCCGCTCCTACGACGTGCCGCCGCCCGCGATTTCGGACGACAACCCGTACACGCAGGTCGGCGACGTGCGCTACGACGGCGAGCCCATCCCCAAGACGGAATGCCTCAAGGATGTGCTCGAGCGCGCGCTTCCGTACTGGGAGTCCGCGATCGTTCCCGACCTCAAGGCGGGCAAGACGGTCATGGTCGCCGCGCACGGCAACTCGCTGCGTGCCATCATCAAGTACCTCGACGGCATCGCCGACGACGCGATCGTTGGCGTGAACGTGCCCACTGGCATTCCGCTGGTCTACCACCTGGACGAAAACCTGAAGCCGACGAACCCAGGTGGCACGTACCTCGACCCAGAAGCCGCGGCCGCCGCGATTCAGGCAGTAGCCAACCAGGGCAAGAAGTAG
- the phoU gene encoding phosphate signaling complex protein PhoU: MRTLFTAEMSELADDLAAMARHVSVAIDRAGEALLTQNAELAQQVIAEDAELDAIEETVDERCVLLIAQQQPVGLDLRTIIVGLRISAALERMGDLAQHIAEFARRAYPDSAIPASHTETITAMVAASKKVALEIVELIEGRDLNVAAGIVSDDDTLDELHATSYRLMLEDGYTATPQEILNIALLSRYFERFGDHAVGVSRRIVYLVTGDHTGGRALI; encoded by the coding sequence ATGCGCACGCTGTTTACTGCCGAGATGTCGGAGTTGGCCGATGACCTGGCCGCGATGGCCCGTCATGTCTCCGTGGCCATCGATCGCGCCGGTGAGGCGCTGCTGACCCAAAATGCCGAGCTGGCCCAGCAGGTGATCGCCGAGGACGCCGAGCTCGACGCGATTGAGGAGACGGTGGACGAGCGTTGCGTGCTCCTCATCGCGCAGCAGCAGCCGGTCGGCCTCGACCTGCGGACCATCATCGTCGGTTTGCGGATCTCTGCCGCCCTTGAGCGCATGGGCGACCTCGCGCAGCACATCGCCGAGTTTGCTCGCCGCGCGTACCCCGACAGCGCGATTCCCGCATCGCACACCGAGACGATCACCGCGATGGTAGCGGCCTCCAAGAAAGTTGCCCTCGAGATCGTCGAGCTCATCGAAGGGCGCGACCTCAACGTCGCGGCGGGAATCGTGAGCGATGACGACACCCTCGACGAGCTTCACGCGACGTCATACCGCCTCATGCTCGAGGATGGCTACACGGCGACTCCTCAGGAGATTTTGAACATCGCGCTCCTCTCGCGCTACTTCGAACGCTTCGGCGACCACGCGGTCGGCGTCTCGCGCCGCATCGTGTACTTGGTCACCGGCGACCACACGGGAGGGCGCGCCCTGATCTAG
- a CDS encoding EAL domain-containing protein — protein MSRSSTLSRALARTADSRVLVVDDNPSNTALVSQVLRRAGLLEVIEAQDPTAVAGLLVTHDPDLVLLDLRMPVMDGYQVLQVVQRYAGDTYLPVVVITADDSHESVERALAMGAHDFVRKPFDTVELVLRVRNLLATRSAYLEQRRNRAWLKARLGLFEPDLADLAGTADDARRAILAVIESDAIRIAVQPVVDMRSGELIGAEALARFPAEPFPHPAAWFAAALEVGLTPELEIACALKALELLPGQPDGSKLGINFSPSTVIDGLPEKLGLVPWERVVIELTEHVPVADYDKLNSALAPLREQGAQVAVDDTGAGFASLRHILDLKPDTIKIDIGITRGVDTDPSRAALVTMLVTFAERTGMHVLAEGVETAAERDTMLKLGVTIGQGYLLGRPELTLG, from the coding sequence GTGTCGCGCTCCAGTACCTTGTCCCGCGCGCTCGCCCGCACCGCTGATAGCAGAGTGCTGGTGGTTGACGACAACCCCTCGAATACCGCGCTCGTCAGCCAGGTGCTGCGACGGGCCGGTCTGCTCGAAGTCATCGAGGCGCAGGACCCGACCGCGGTGGCGGGGCTGCTCGTCACGCACGATCCAGACCTGGTGCTCCTCGACCTGCGCATGCCGGTCATGGACGGCTACCAGGTTCTCCAAGTCGTTCAGCGCTACGCAGGCGACACCTACCTCCCTGTCGTGGTCATCACCGCGGACGACTCCCACGAAAGCGTGGAGCGTGCGCTCGCCATGGGCGCGCACGACTTCGTGCGCAAACCCTTCGACACCGTCGAGCTGGTACTGCGGGTGCGCAACCTGCTGGCGACCCGCTCGGCGTATCTCGAGCAACGGCGCAACCGCGCCTGGCTCAAGGCGCGACTTGGCCTGTTCGAGCCCGACCTCGCGGATCTCGCGGGCACCGCCGACGACGCGCGACGGGCGATCCTCGCGGTGATTGAGAGCGACGCGATCCGCATCGCAGTGCAGCCCGTCGTGGACATGCGCTCGGGCGAGCTGATAGGCGCCGAGGCACTGGCGCGTTTCCCAGCCGAGCCCTTCCCTCACCCGGCAGCCTGGTTCGCCGCGGCGCTCGAGGTCGGGCTGACCCCCGAGCTCGAGATCGCCTGCGCCCTCAAGGCGCTCGAACTACTTCCGGGACAGCCCGACGGTTCGAAGCTCGGGATCAACTTCTCACCGAGCACCGTGATCGACGGGCTCCCTGAGAAGCTGGGCCTTGTCCCGTGGGAGCGGGTCGTGATTGAGCTGACCGAGCACGTGCCCGTCGCGGACTACGACAAACTCAACTCGGCGCTCGCCCCGCTGCGGGAGCAGGGAGCACAGGTCGCGGTCGATGACACAGGTGCCGGATTCGCGAGCCTGCGCCACATTCTCGACCTCAAGCCCGACACCATCAAGATCGACATCGGCATTACCCGCGGCGTCGACACTGATCCGAGCAGGGCAGCGCTCGTCACCATGCTCGTGACGTTCGCCGAGCGGACAGGGATGCACGTGCTTGCGGAAGGGGTCGAGACGGCGGCCGAACGAGACACCATGCTCAAGCTCGGCGTCACAATCGGCCAGGGCTACCTGCTCGGCCGCCCAGAGCTCACCTTGGGCTAG
- a CDS encoding PAS domain S-box protein, with translation MSDPWSDPRFGLAMRHSGVGTALVAPDGSFLEVNDALCEILGRTKAELLAATWQQLTHPDDLAKDAALVQELLESHSEGYRLEKRYLRPDGAVVHGDLSVACVRRDSGAVEYFISQIVDVSEHWALAERYRLLAENVNDVVVLGDNDGVIVWVLPSVTAVLGWSPEEMAGVSFGEFVHPDDVGSVAAVQLGVSQGELGQFEVRLRCKSGAYRWLNVRVRPVLDEHGVVVGRVAGWWDAEEVHRASDALVASEAQAHDLADRYEAARNEALQANLAKTVFLSRMSHELRTPLNAVLGFAQLLAMDDLTEDQRDAVRQIRTGGKHLLRLLTEIMDISRIDSGRISLSMESVSVADAVDEALDLARAVAEQTEVTIGWAKAPDRTGYVWADRQRVIQILLNLVSNAVKYNRPGGSVVVWCEAREDAMLALHVRDTGYGLSPEQLSRVFEPFDRLGAEQTAVEGTGIGLTLSQGLAHVMSGRLEVVSTPGEGSVFSLILPISTADPIDEIPLVTVAHAPGGRATRVLSIEDNPTNTQLMVRIAALHGATELRTAADGSAGLVAAAEDRPDLVFLDLHLPDMTGETVLERLLQLPTMDGVPIVVVTADATPGLGARLKSLGAEAVLTKPVDVGEILAWIDHPIARRP, from the coding sequence ATGAGCGATCCCTGGTCTGACCCACGTTTCGGGCTTGCGATGCGCCACTCGGGCGTCGGCACGGCACTAGTCGCGCCCGACGGGTCGTTCCTTGAGGTCAACGACGCGTTGTGCGAGATCCTCGGCCGCACCAAAGCGGAGCTCCTGGCCGCGACCTGGCAACAGTTAACCCACCCTGACGATCTCGCAAAGGACGCCGCGCTCGTCCAAGAACTGCTCGAGTCGCACAGTGAGGGCTACCGACTCGAGAAGCGCTACCTACGGCCCGACGGGGCGGTCGTCCATGGCGATTTATCGGTGGCATGCGTCCGGCGGGACTCCGGAGCGGTGGAGTACTTCATCTCGCAGATCGTGGACGTCTCCGAGCATTGGGCGCTGGCCGAGCGCTATCGCCTGCTAGCGGAGAACGTCAACGACGTGGTGGTTCTTGGCGACAATGACGGCGTGATCGTGTGGGTGCTCCCGTCCGTGACGGCGGTGCTGGGCTGGTCACCCGAGGAGATGGCAGGGGTCTCGTTCGGCGAGTTCGTCCACCCCGACGACGTCGGGAGCGTCGCTGCCGTGCAGCTGGGCGTCTCCCAGGGCGAGCTCGGCCAGTTCGAGGTCAGGCTGCGTTGCAAATCCGGCGCCTACCGATGGTTGAACGTGAGAGTCCGACCGGTCCTCGATGAGCACGGCGTGGTCGTGGGTCGAGTGGCCGGCTGGTGGGACGCGGAGGAGGTGCACAGGGCGAGCGACGCTCTCGTCGCGTCGGAGGCTCAAGCCCACGACCTCGCGGACCGCTACGAGGCCGCGCGCAACGAGGCGCTGCAGGCGAACCTGGCAAAGACGGTGTTCTTGTCACGCATGAGCCATGAGCTGCGAACCCCTCTCAACGCCGTGCTGGGGTTCGCGCAGCTCTTGGCGATGGACGACCTCACTGAAGACCAGCGCGACGCGGTCCGTCAGATCCGTACCGGCGGCAAGCACCTGCTCAGACTCCTCACGGAGATCATGGACATCTCGCGGATCGACTCGGGGCGCATCTCGCTGTCGATGGAGTCGGTCTCGGTCGCAGATGCCGTGGACGAGGCCCTGGACCTCGCGCGTGCCGTCGCGGAACAAACGGAAGTGACGATTGGCTGGGCCAAAGCGCCCGATCGAACCGGTTACGTGTGGGCCGACCGACAGCGGGTCATTCAGATACTGCTCAACCTGGTGAGCAACGCGGTCAAGTACAACCGCCCGGGGGGCTCGGTCGTCGTCTGGTGTGAGGCGCGCGAAGATGCGATGCTCGCCCTGCATGTGCGCGACACCGGCTACGGGCTGAGTCCCGAACAGCTCAGCCGCGTCTTCGAACCTTTCGACCGGCTTGGGGCGGAGCAGACCGCGGTGGAGGGGACAGGGATCGGGCTCACGCTGAGTCAGGGCCTCGCTCATGTCATGAGTGGACGCCTCGAGGTGGTCTCCACCCCGGGTGAGGGCAGCGTGTTCTCCCTGATTCTGCCGATCTCCACCGCGGACCCGATCGACGAAATCCCGTTGGTCACCGTGGCTCATGCGCCGGGAGGTCGCGCGACCCGTGTGCTCTCCATCGAGGACAACCCGACGAACACCCAGCTCATGGTTCGGATCGCGGCACTTCACGGCGCTACCGAGCTGCGGACCGCGGCCGACGGCTCGGCCGGTCTGGTAGCGGCCGCCGAAGATCGCCCCGACCTGGTATTCCTCGATCTGCACCTGCCCGATATGACGGGCGAGACCGTGCTCGAGCGCCTACTGCAGCTACCGACGATGGACGGAGTTCCCATCGTGGTGGTCACCGCCGACGCCACCCCAGGCCTGGGTGCCCGGCTGAAGTCCCTGGGTGCGGAGGCCGTCCTCACCAAGCCGGTCGACGTCGGCGAGATCCTGGCGTGGATCGACCACCCGATCGCGCGAAGGCCCTGA
- a CDS encoding zinc-binding dehydrogenase produces MPVLNLHVLPDDLGDLDGVLSEPLACVTQCLLDPPIVNAGDRVLVTGPGAMGQLAAQVAKAQGGLVVLAGLEKDAERLATAASLGIGTTTSTPEADSYDVVIECSGSAPGAATAMRAARRGASYVQVGIFGRDVTVPLDLVLYKELSVTSGFASTPVSWRRAMALIEQRLVTLGPLVTRAVPIDEFRAAFDAAAAGEGIKTVVIPS; encoded by the coding sequence ATGCCTGTCCTCAACCTGCACGTGCTGCCCGACGACCTCGGCGATTTAGACGGCGTGCTTTCCGAACCGCTGGCCTGCGTCACGCAGTGCTTGCTCGATCCGCCGATCGTGAATGCCGGGGATCGTGTGCTGGTCACCGGCCCCGGGGCGATGGGCCAACTCGCCGCCCAGGTCGCCAAAGCACAGGGCGGCCTGGTGGTGCTCGCTGGCTTGGAAAAGGACGCCGAACGGCTGGCCACCGCCGCAAGCCTGGGCATCGGCACAACGACGAGCACTCCCGAGGCCGACAGCTACGACGTGGTGATCGAATGCTCCGGTAGCGCGCCCGGCGCGGCGACCGCCATGCGCGCCGCTCGCCGGGGCGCAAGCTACGTGCAGGTCGGCATCTTCGGCAGGGATGTCACGGTGCCGCTCGACCTCGTGCTCTACAAGGAACTCAGCGTGACAAGCGGCTTCGCGTCCACGCCGGTGTCATGGCGCAGGGCCATGGCGCTCATCGAGCAGCGGCTTGTGACCCTCGGCCCGCTCGTGACGCGCGCGGTGCCGATCGACGAGTTCCGTGCGGCCTTCGATGCTGCTGCCGCTGGGGAGGGAATCAAGACCGTCGTCATCCCGTCATGA
- a CDS encoding IS3 family transposase (programmed frameshift) encodes MPAPRKYPQELRERSVRLVREAMSQETSLSMNAAVVRVGHRVGVNSDTLRGWVKQARINAGEVAGVTTTDAATIKALEREVRELKRANEILLAASFFLRAGARPATSVLVAFIDEHRSRFGVEPICRVLTEHGCRIAPSGYYAARNRPDSARSVRDREVASLIEAVFWDRNRGRGISGPRKVWRLLHRDGVEVARCTVERLMRVQGLRGTRRGKQFITTRPDAAATRPPDHVQRNFRAERPNELWVVDFTYVPTWEGMAFTAFVTDVFSRRIVGWRTMSKMPTDLPLDALEMALWVRERAGQDVAGVIQHSDAGAQYTALRYSERLADVGAIASIGTVGDSYDNALAETVVGLYKTECVTIDGPFRTADELEYATLSWVHWFNENRLHSSIGYLTPIEMEDLYYRENTTQEQPLLGELTLH; translated from the exons ATGCCAGCACCGAGGAAGTATCCGCAGGAGCTCAGGGAGCGTTCCGTGCGGCTTGTGAGAGAAGCGATGTCGCAGGAGACGTCGCTGTCGATGAACGCGGCCGTGGTCCGTGTCGGTCATCGGGTCGGAGTGAACTCAGACACGCTGCGTGGCTGGGTGAAACAGGCCCGGATCAATGCCGGAGAGGTTGCCGGTGTCACGACGACGGACGCGGCCACGATCAAGGCGTTGGAGCGAGAAGTGCGAGAACTTAAACGCGCGAACGAGATCTTGCTTGCCGCGTCTT TCTTTCTTCGCGCGGGAGCTCGACCCGCGACTTCCGTTCTAGTGGCCTTTATCGATGAGCATCGCTCACGGTTCGGGGTCGAGCCAATCTGCCGGGTGCTCACCGAGCACGGGTGCCGGATTGCCCCGTCGGGTTACTACGCCGCCAGGAACCGTCCCGACTCGGCGCGTTCAGTGCGTGACCGGGAAGTTGCCTCCTTGATCGAGGCGGTGTTCTGGGACCGCAACCGCGGCCGAGGCATCAGCGGCCCCCGTAAGGTGTGGCGCTTGCTGCACCGCGACGGGGTCGAGGTCGCTCGGTGCACCGTGGAACGCCTGATGCGTGTTCAGGGACTGCGGGGAACGCGTCGTGGCAAGCAGTTCATCACCACAAGACCAGATGCTGCGGCGACGCGTCCGCCGGATCACGTTCAACGCAACTTCCGCGCCGAGCGTCCCAACGAACTGTGGGTCGTGGACTTCACCTATGTTCCGACGTGGGAAGGGATGGCGTTCACCGCGTTCGTCACCGACGTGTTCTCGCGCCGGATCGTCGGGTGGCGGACGATGTCGAAAATGCCCACTGACTTGCCCCTTGATGCGCTTGAGATGGCGTTATGGGTGCGAGAGCGAGCCGGTCAGGACGTCGCCGGCGTCATCCAGCATTCGGACGCGGGAGCTCAATACACCGCGCTGCGCTATTCGGAACGGCTCGCAGACGTGGGAGCGATCGCGTCGATCGGGACCGTCGGGGACTCCTACGACAACGCCCTCGCAGAGACCGTCGTCGGGCTCTACAAAACCGAGTGCGTGACAATCGACGGCCCGTTCCGCACCGCTGACGAGCTTGAATACGCAACCCTGTCCTGGGTGCACTGGTTCAATGAAAACCGGCTGCACTCCTCGATCGGATACCTCACCCCGATCGAGATGGAAGACCTGTACTACCGTGAGAACACGACCCAGGAGCAGCCGCTCCTGGGAGAACTCACCCTCCACTAA
- a CDS encoding integrase core domain-containing protein: MPERTWRRWQAKARALHPPKGPWPQPARRAARDFALKHATAHPAWGHRKVWAMTRYDGHRVSQATVLRLLRDERLILPAQFQRERRKLAQRRKAAFAKEPTGPNQVWQLNFSEYETTGGGTWRIASCRDYWSKYEFDAHVSPTANMHDAVTAVEKALAEAELLLGHPLIEEALVDPDTGEIEPVVTIVTDNGGPFRSFTFEALITAHPGLRHVRTRVRTPRQNGSRERGFGTMKYEWLFREEIDHGLELVEQINAYRHDYNHVRPHEALAWNRPADVHASLADHTTPNFEIKETLPTT; encoded by the coding sequence ATGCCCGAACGGACCTGGCGACGTTGGCAAGCAAAAGCGCGCGCCTTGCACCCTCCGAAGGGGCCGTGGCCGCAGCCTGCGCGGCGGGCCGCCAGGGATTTCGCGCTCAAGCACGCGACCGCGCATCCGGCGTGGGGTCACCGGAAGGTGTGGGCGATGACCCGCTATGACGGGCACCGTGTCTCGCAGGCGACCGTGCTGCGGCTGCTGCGTGATGAAAGGCTGATCCTGCCCGCTCAATTTCAGCGGGAGCGCCGCAAACTCGCGCAACGCCGTAAGGCGGCGTTCGCGAAAGAGCCGACCGGGCCGAACCAGGTTTGGCAGCTGAATTTCTCCGAGTACGAAACAACCGGTGGTGGCACGTGGCGGATCGCGTCGTGCCGGGACTACTGGTCCAAGTACGAGTTCGACGCTCACGTGTCACCGACGGCGAACATGCACGACGCCGTCACAGCGGTCGAGAAAGCCCTCGCCGAGGCTGAGCTCCTCCTCGGTCATCCGCTCATCGAGGAGGCCCTCGTGGACCCGGACACGGGTGAGATCGAACCAGTCGTGACGATCGTGACCGACAACGGCGGCCCGTTCCGCTCGTTCACCTTCGAAGCGCTCATCACAGCTCATCCCGGGCTGCGTCACGTCAGGACCCGGGTGAGGACGCCGCGCCAGAACGGGTCACGCGAACGCGGCTTCGGAACGATGAAGTACGAGTGGCTGTTCCGTGAAGAGATCGACCACGGACTCGAACTCGTTGAACAGATCAATGCCTACCGGCACGACTACAACCACGTCCGCCCCCACGAAGCGCTCGCCTGGAACCGGCCCGCCGACGTCCATGCCAGCCTCGCCGACCACACCACCCCCAACTTCGAAATCAAAGAAACCCTGCCAACCACTTGA
- a CDS encoding transposase, with protein sequence MSRPPTIPAEKKLRIVLSVLQGEVTVAEAARREKFSEQAIGNWKRQFLEGGKAGIEAGESKPSTHEQQLEDEVTELTQALGEAAVEIRVWKKSAEGRLGPSRPKR encoded by the coding sequence ATGAGTCGTCCCCCGACGATCCCGGCGGAGAAGAAGCTCCGTATCGTGTTGTCCGTGTTGCAGGGCGAGGTCACGGTCGCCGAGGCCGCCCGGCGCGAGAAGTTCTCGGAGCAGGCGATTGGGAATTGGAAGCGCCAGTTCCTTGAGGGAGGAAAGGCGGGTATCGAGGCGGGCGAATCGAAGCCCTCGACCCATGAGCAGCAACTCGAGGACGAGGTCACGGAGTTGACCCAAGCCCTCGGTGAGGCTGCGGTCGAGATCCGGGTGTGGAAGAAGAGCGCGGAGGGTCGCTTGGGCCCTTCTAGACCAAAGAGGTGA
- a CDS encoding FadR/GntR family transcriptional regulator has product MAVNEVNEADSGIPRALSSRGLHGQVLDRIGLAICSGEVTPGSVLKIFELERDYGVSRSVMREVLRVLEALGLVASRRRVGVVALSATAWNLYDSQVIRWRLASPARIAQLRSLTELRLAVEPEAARLAAVRAPLINAGGLMGLAGKLWVAGEAEDQTDFVQLDIQFHRLVLSSSGNEMFERLSAVVAEMLGGRWTYGLAPRHTHLEALQLHVDVASAIQRGVPDDAHDAMKSIMQRTMHEVNSIEGSSADGAELHEVPQGVLLSE; this is encoded by the coding sequence GTGGCGGTTAACGAGGTAAACGAGGCTGACTCGGGCATTCCGCGGGCGTTGTCTTCACGCGGACTTCACGGTCAGGTGCTCGACCGCATAGGCCTCGCGATCTGTTCGGGCGAGGTCACGCCGGGTAGCGTGCTGAAGATTTTTGAACTCGAGCGGGACTACGGAGTTTCACGTTCGGTGATGCGTGAAGTGCTCAGAGTGCTTGAAGCGCTCGGTCTAGTTGCTTCGCGTCGGCGTGTGGGTGTCGTGGCGTTGTCGGCGACTGCGTGGAATCTGTACGACTCTCAGGTCATTCGCTGGCGACTTGCATCCCCTGCCCGTATTGCTCAATTGCGCTCGTTGACGGAGTTGCGTCTAGCCGTCGAACCCGAGGCGGCACGGCTCGCCGCCGTTCGCGCTCCCCTCATCAACGCGGGCGGCCTCATGGGCCTGGCCGGCAAACTGTGGGTCGCGGGGGAAGCCGAAGATCAGACCGACTTCGTACAGTTGGACATCCAATTTCACCGTCTGGTCCTTTCGAGTTCCGGCAACGAGATGTTCGAACGGTTGAGCGCGGTAGTAGCGGAGATGCTCGGCGGGAGATGGACCTATGGTCTGGCGCCCAGGCACACGCACCTCGAGGCGCTTCAACTCCACGTGGATGTCGCGAGCGCCATTCAACGCGGGGTGCCTGACGACGCGCACGACGCGATGAAGTCAATCATGCAGCGCACCATGCACGAGGTGAACTCGATCGAGGGGTCGTCGGCCGATGGTGCTGAACTGCATGAGGTTCCGCAAGGCGTTCTGCTGTCCGAGTAG